One window of the Candidatus Tisiphia endosymbiont of Sialis lutaria genome contains the following:
- the recJ gene encoding single-stranded-DNA-specific exonuclease RecJ, whose amino-acid sequence MSIALESKCSVNGKIWQQRLVNEDAVLELCRSVGISDFLARVLSPRLENLAQAADFLSPRIKNLLPNPFHLLDMQKAVDRAIEAIINKQKICIFADYDVDGATSSSLLKNLFRDLGQNVDIYVPDRIAEGYGPTPAAMQKIKDNGTKLLITVDCGAMAHEALKHAALVGLDVIVIDHHISSDILPEAVAVVNPNRIDETSDYKYLAAVGVSFLFATALLSDLKKQNFFANHHDISGRDDITIPNLMQYLDLVALGTVCDVMKLVHLNRAFVTQGLKILQQRKNLGMTTLCDIAGLNEKPNCYHLGFVLGPRINAGGRVGKSSLGANLLSTECPIEANRLAQELEKHNNERKVIELIMIEEATQIALTQENDSSLFIIGKGWHPGVIGIVAGRLKEKFNKPVSVIALNDGIGKASCRSIKNVDFGSKIINAKTKELIVVGGGHSMAAGFTVLEEKLLELQEFLNHAFKSDMNNQNDLIGEEYDAELTTSSVNLLLMDELSKLEPFGQGNPEPIFKFSNLFVLKADIVGGKHIKCLLAPSKEAFGSKALAAIAFNAVSSPIENILLNVKSYNISVIGSLKVNSWQERHTIQLQIKDLII is encoded by the coding sequence ATGTCAATAGCACTAGAATCTAAATGTTCAGTAAATGGCAAAATTTGGCAGCAGCGATTAGTCAACGAGGATGCTGTTCTAGAGCTTTGTCGTTCTGTAGGAATTAGTGATTTTCTAGCTAGGGTTCTATCTCCTCGCCTGGAGAACTTAGCACAAGCGGCTGACTTTTTATCACCTAGGATTAAGAATTTACTGCCCAATCCTTTTCATTTACTTGATATGCAAAAGGCAGTAGATAGAGCTATAGAAGCCATTATAAATAAACAAAAAATCTGCATATTTGCTGATTATGATGTTGATGGGGCTACTTCTTCATCATTGCTTAAGAATCTATTTAGAGATTTGGGGCAAAATGTTGATATTTATGTTCCAGACCGAATTGCTGAAGGATATGGACCAACCCCAGCTGCTATGCAAAAAATTAAGGATAATGGAACTAAGCTGCTTATTACTGTAGATTGCGGAGCAATGGCACATGAGGCTCTGAAACATGCAGCACTAGTAGGGCTTGATGTGATAGTGATCGATCATCACATTAGTAGTGATATATTACCTGAGGCTGTTGCCGTTGTTAATCCGAATCGTATTGATGAAACCAGCGATTATAAGTATCTGGCTGCTGTAGGAGTATCATTTTTATTTGCTACTGCCTTATTATCTGATTTAAAAAAACAAAATTTCTTTGCCAATCACCATGACATTAGTGGTAGGGATGATATTACTATACCTAACTTAATGCAGTATTTAGATTTAGTTGCCCTTGGTACGGTATGCGATGTAATGAAGCTTGTTCACTTAAATCGTGCTTTTGTTACTCAAGGATTAAAAATCCTTCAGCAAAGAAAAAATTTAGGTATGACAACCCTATGTGATATTGCTGGCTTAAATGAAAAACCAAACTGTTATCATTTGGGATTTGTCTTGGGACCTAGGATTAATGCTGGTGGAAGAGTTGGTAAATCATCATTAGGGGCTAATCTTTTATCTACCGAATGTCCAATAGAAGCAAATAGATTAGCACAGGAGTTGGAGAAACATAATAATGAGCGGAAAGTAATAGAACTGATAATGATAGAGGAAGCTACTCAAATAGCTTTAACTCAGGAAAATGATAGCTCATTATTTATAATTGGTAAAGGATGGCATCCGGGTGTGATTGGTATTGTCGCTGGAAGATTAAAGGAAAAATTTAATAAACCGGTGTCAGTTATAGCTTTAAATGATGGAATAGGTAAGGCTTCTTGCCGTTCTATCAAAAATGTTGATTTTGGTAGTAAAATTATCAACGCCAAGACTAAAGAGTTAATTGTAGTTGGCGGGGGGCATTCAATGGCTGCTGGATTTACAGTATTAGAAGAAAAATTACTAGAGTTGCAAGAATTCTTAAATCACGCCTTTAAGAGTGATATGAATAATCAGAATGATCTTATAGGCGAAGAATATGATGCTGAGCTCACTACTAGTAGTGTAAATTTGCTATTAATGGATGAGCTAAGTAAACTTGAGCCATTTGGTCAGGGAAATCCTGAACCAATATTTAAATTCTCTAACCTTTTTGTTTTGAAAGCTGACATAGTTGGTGGTAAACATATAAAATGTTTGCTAGCCCCTTCTAAGGAAGCTTTTGGCTCTAAAGCCCTTGCTGCTATTGCTTTTAATGCCGTGTCTAGTCCAATAGAGAATATATTGCTTAATGTTAAGTCTTATAATATTTCCGTGATTGGGTCATTAAAAGTCAATAGCTGGCAAGAACGTCATACTATACAATTACAAATAAAGGACTTGATAATATGA
- a CDS encoding ABC transporter ATP-binding protein, producing MNKAVLTLKNISKKYQQGKSIVEVLSNVNLTVMQGELVAIIGSSGSGKSTLLHIAGLLDTPNSGVVEINSINYSQNYAHIIRLHNIGFIYQRHHLLKDFTALENVAMPKLIAGNNRKSAFREAEELLVELGLANKIHNMPGELSGGEQQRVAIARSLINNPQIILADEPTGNLDPNTANEVFNLLLKTVNQKNTSIIVVTHNHEMASKMHRVYQLKYGELL from the coding sequence ATGAATAAAGCTGTATTAACATTAAAAAATATTTCTAAAAAATATCAGCAGGGAAAATCTATTGTTGAAGTATTAAGTAATGTTAACTTAACTGTAATGCAAGGAGAATTAGTTGCCATAATAGGTTCTTCTGGTAGTGGTAAGTCAACTTTACTCCATATAGCTGGTTTACTTGATACCCCGAATAGTGGTGTGGTAGAAATAAATTCCATAAATTATTCCCAGAATTATGCTCATATAATAAGATTGCATAATATAGGTTTTATCTATCAACGACATCATTTACTCAAAGATTTTACTGCCTTAGAGAATGTAGCAATGCCGAAATTGATTGCTGGTAATAATCGTAAATCCGCTTTCAGGGAAGCAGAAGAGTTGCTAGTAGAGTTAGGGCTGGCTAATAAAATACATAACATGCCGGGTGAGTTATCTGGTGGCGAACAACAAAGAGTAGCTATTGCCCGTAGTTTAATTAATAATCCTCAAATTATTTTAGCTGATGAACCTACCGGTAATCTAGATCCTAATACAGCTAATGAGGTTTTTAACTTATTACTCAAAACTGTTAATCAAAAGAATACTTCTATTATTGTGGTAACTCATAATCATGAAATGGCAAGTAAAATGCATAGAGTATATCAATTAAAATATGGTGAATTGTTATAG
- a CDS encoding lipoprotein-releasing ABC transporter permease subunit encodes MIKNNFILKVAARYFRAKKNEKFVSIISGFSLIGVTIGVAALIVVMSVMNGFHYELTKNIIGLNGDISITPLSRFIANYDEINKKLLSKNYIKHISPSVVGQALALGNRANSGAVIKGIDLSELKYKNQILQNVNTGDFADFSGKDVVAIGNELAYNLGIQAGDKIKLISPNSISTAFGSMPRSKEFMVVATFTSGAYDYDAATILMPLIAAQNFLSFGEVINLIEVITIEPSNAGIYAWEIQNILGSKLRVISWQKSHLQFLNALAVERVAMFTILSLIIMVAAFNIVSSLFMLVKDKTSDIAVLRTIGASTRQIMLIFICNGMFIGVPGTVLGIILGTSFAYNIQSIKDILEKITGTKIFEAAIYYLYSLPSKVKMEDITLVASISIVLCFCATIYPAYKAAKLNPVDALRYE; translated from the coding sequence ATGATAAAAAATAATTTTATTCTAAAAGTAGCAGCCCGATATTTTAGAGCCAAGAAGAATGAGAAATTTGTTTCTATTATTTCTGGTTTTTCTTTGATCGGTGTAACCATTGGCGTTGCCGCATTGATCGTGGTAATGTCCGTTATGAACGGTTTTCATTATGAATTAACTAAAAACATTATTGGGCTTAATGGTGACATTAGCATAACCCCATTATCACGTTTTATAGCAAATTATGATGAAATTAACAAAAAGTTACTTAGTAAAAATTATATAAAACATATTTCTCCAAGCGTTGTGGGTCAAGCTCTAGCCCTAGGTAACAGAGCAAATAGTGGTGCGGTAATTAAAGGTATAGATTTAAGTGAACTAAAATATAAAAATCAGATTTTACAAAATGTTAATACCGGAGATTTTGCTGATTTTTCTGGTAAAGATGTGGTGGCAATTGGTAATGAACTTGCTTATAACCTAGGAATTCAAGCAGGAGACAAAATAAAATTAATTTCTCCTAATTCAATTTCTACTGCCTTTGGTAGTATGCCTAGATCTAAAGAGTTCATGGTTGTGGCTACTTTCACTAGCGGTGCATATGATTATGATGCGGCAACTATTTTAATGCCACTTATTGCTGCACAAAATTTCTTGTCTTTTGGTGAAGTTATTAATCTAATCGAGGTAATAACAATAGAACCGAGTAACGCGGGAATTTATGCTTGGGAGATACAAAATATTTTAGGCTCAAAATTACGAGTGATAAGTTGGCAAAAATCGCATCTACAGTTTCTAAATGCTTTAGCTGTTGAAAGAGTAGCAATGTTTACTATTCTTTCCTTAATTATTATGGTAGCAGCCTTTAACATCGTTTCTAGTTTGTTTATGTTGGTTAAAGACAAAACTTCGGATATTGCAGTACTGCGTACTATTGGTGCAAGTACTAGACAGATTATGCTTATTTTTATTTGTAACGGCATGTTTATCGGTGTACCAGGTACTGTTTTAGGTATAATATTGGGTACAAGCTTTGCTTATAATATTCAGTCTATTAAAGATATTTTGGAAAAAATAACTGGTACTAAAATTTTTGAAGCAGCAATTTATTATTTATATAGTCTACCATCGAAGGTAAAAATGGAAGATATAACATTAGTGGCAAGTATTTCTATAGTTTTATGTTTTTGTGCAACAATTTATCCGGCATATAAAGCTGCTAAATTGAATCCTGTGGATGCCCTTCGTTATGAATAA
- a CDS encoding multidrug effflux MFS transporter: MNLFIAIIIMEILAGAEVDLFVPSFPDLQDTFNISTFKVEFLLGINLIAHCFTALIVGNLGDRFGRRVIILIGLVIFVIGSVFCLFAIDYYMILFGRFLQGAGISGVAVLCYLVLADIYSVEQQQRMVGTLNGTISLAMAFAPVVGSYVNFLLSWRGNFAILLILGVLCLIIGILFIPKGQANDNVKISLREYSVVFKSQKAIYYLITLIFLFQAYWVFIAISPILYMRDLGVPIQQFGLYQGALAAIFSAFSFSNGYLLNKFGQKKCFFFSIAALVAFIIAAIILIILKTNDPLTITIVVQLVAIGSIFPCNILLPLALDSIPNAKARFSAIFTSGRLIITAICLQLASYFYQGNFTSLAIVMCITIVIALIFCYKLLQEDKIFNESEL, encoded by the coding sequence ATGAATTTGTTTATTGCTATTATAATTATGGAAATTTTGGCTGGGGCTGAGGTAGATTTATTTGTCCCTAGTTTTCCAGATTTACAAGATACCTTTAATATTTCTACTTTTAAGGTCGAATTTTTACTAGGAATAAATCTTATAGCCCATTGTTTCACAGCTCTAATTGTTGGAAATTTAGGAGATAGGTTTGGTAGAAGAGTAATTATTCTTATAGGTCTTGTAATATTTGTGATTGGCAGTGTATTTTGTCTGTTTGCCATCGATTATTATATGATATTATTTGGTAGATTCCTGCAAGGGGCTGGTATATCTGGAGTAGCAGTGCTTTGCTATCTAGTACTTGCTGATATATATTCGGTCGAACAACAACAACGAATGGTGGGTACTTTAAATGGTACTATTAGCTTAGCTATGGCTTTTGCCCCGGTAGTAGGAAGTTATGTAAATTTTTTGCTTAGTTGGCGAGGGAATTTTGCTATACTGTTAATATTGGGAGTCTTGTGTTTGATAATCGGCATATTATTTATTCCCAAAGGGCAGGCAAATGATAATGTAAAAATATCCCTAAGAGAATATAGCGTAGTCTTTAAGTCCCAAAAAGCTATCTATTATCTAATAACTCTGATTTTTTTATTTCAAGCTTATTGGGTGTTTATTGCTATTTCTCCTATCTTGTATATGCGAGATTTAGGGGTACCTATTCAACAATTTGGTCTATATCAAGGAGCATTGGCAGCAATATTTTCAGCTTTTAGTTTTAGCAATGGCTATTTATTAAACAAGTTTGGACAGAAAAAATGTTTTTTCTTTAGTATTGCAGCACTGGTAGCTTTTATAATTGCTGCTATAATTTTGATTATACTTAAAACTAATGATCCATTAACAATAACAATAGTAGTACAATTAGTGGCAATTGGTAGCATATTTCCTTGTAATATATTATTACCTCTTGCATTAGATAGCATACCAAATGCTAAAGCCAGGTTTAGTGCTATATTTACCTCAGGAAGATTGATTATTACAGCAATATGTTTGCAATTGGCTAGCTATTTTTATCAGGGTAATTTTACGTCATTAGCAATTGTTATGTGTATCACTATAGTCATAGCATTGATTTTCTGTTATAAACTATTGCAAGAAGATAAGATTTTTAATGAATCTGAATTATAA
- the ruvC gene encoding crossover junction endodeoxyribonuclease RuvC, whose translation MVILGIDPSLAGMGWGVIDTNPLKYLASGVIKTKSSELMHKRLAFITASLQKVITQYQPVIVAMEETFVNMNSVSSLKLGYARGAVMSLIGGYDVAFREFKPNVIKKSVVGYGHAEKNQVLQMIKLLLPGAVAISNFDEADALAVAYVCFAYTPKI comes from the coding sequence TTGGTTATACTAGGAATTGACCCATCTTTAGCTGGTATGGGATGGGGAGTAATTGATACTAATCCTCTGAAATATTTAGCTAGCGGGGTGATAAAGACTAAATCAAGTGAGCTGATGCATAAAAGGTTAGCTTTCATTACGGCATCCTTGCAAAAGGTAATAACGCAATATCAACCTGTTATTGTTGCGATGGAGGAGACTTTTGTTAATATGAATAGTGTATCATCTTTGAAATTGGGATATGCTAGAGGGGCGGTTATGTCACTTATTGGAGGATATGATGTTGCTTTTCGAGAATTTAAACCTAATGTTATTAAGAAATCAGTAGTGGGGTATGGACACGCCGAAAAAAATCAGGTTTTGCAAATGATTAAGCTTTTACTACCAGGGGCAGTTGCTATTAGTAACTTTGATGAAGCAGATGCTCTTGCGGTAGCCTATGTTTGCTTTGCTTACACCCCAAAAATTTGA
- the rpsL gene encoding 30S ribosomal protein S12 produces the protein MPTNNQLVRFGRKSKVRRTKSPALESNPFLKGVCVIVKTVTPKKPNSALRKMARVRLSNGQYVNAYIPGEGHNLQEHSTVLVRGGRVPDLPGVKYHIVRGAYDTQGVKNRKQGRSRYGTSAKQQAVKK, from the coding sequence ATGCCAACAAATAATCAATTAGTCCGTTTTGGAAGAAAGTCGAAGGTTCGTAGAACAAAATCCCCGGCTTTAGAATCCAATCCATTTTTGAAAGGTGTTTGTGTAATAGTGAAAACTGTTACTCCTAAGAAGCCTAACTCTGCTCTTCGTAAGATGGCACGTGTTCGCTTAAGTAATGGGCAGTATGTCAATGCTTATATACCTGGTGAAGGTCATAATTTACAAGAACACTCAACAGTATTGGTTAGAGGCGGAAGGGTTCCTGATCTTCCGGGTGTTAAGTACCATATAGTACGTGGTGCTTATGATACTCAGGGTGTAAAAAATCGTAAACAAGGACGCTCACGTTATGGTACGTCAGCGAAGCAGCAAGCTGTAAAAAAATAA
- the rpsG gene encoding 30S ribosomal protein S7 translates to MSRRHAAERRVVLPDMKYNSPLLARFINNIMREGKKALAEKIVYSAFNKIEKKHKVDPYETFNNAMNNVKPYLEVTSVRVGGANYQVPSPVDEKRGYALASRWIINAANKRSEKMMIDKLAEELFEASNSRGVAIKKREDTHKMAEANKAFAHFSPKKSQPR, encoded by the coding sequence ATGTCACGTCGTCATGCCGCAGAGAGAAGGGTTGTCTTGCCTGATATGAAGTATAATAGCCCTTTGCTTGCTAGGTTCATTAATAACATTATGAGAGAAGGAAAAAAAGCTTTAGCTGAAAAGATAGTATATTCTGCTTTTAATAAGATAGAGAAAAAGCATAAGGTAGACCCTTATGAAACTTTCAATAATGCGATGAATAATGTTAAGCCATATCTTGAGGTTACGTCAGTAAGGGTAGGAGGGGCAAACTATCAAGTCCCGTCTCCTGTTGATGAGAAAAGGGGATATGCACTTGCATCGCGTTGGATTATTAATGCAGCAAATAAACGTTCTGAGAAGATGATGATTGATAAATTAGCTGAGGAACTATTTGAAGCGTCAAATAGTAGAGGCGTTGCTATTAAAAAGAGAGAGGATACTCATAAAATGGCTGAAGCTAATAAGGCTTTTGCTCATTTTAGTCCTAAAAAATCGCAACCAAGGTAA
- the fusA gene encoding elongation factor G, whose protein sequence is MSTTEFSLANTRNIGICAHIDAGKTTTTERILFYTGKSHKIGEVHEGGATMDWMEQEQERGITITSAATTCYWQNKRINIIDTPGHVDFTIEVERSLRVLDGAVAVFDGVAGVEPQSEIVWRQADKYEVPRMCFVNKMDRMGANFYQCVEMIKDRLGAKPLVIQLPVGIEENFKGVIDLIKMKAIIWKDESLGAEYSYEDIPSDMLEKVEEYRTLLVEMVAEIDDNLMEKYLSAEEFTEEEIKSAIRKGTINRAFFPVLCGSAFKNKGVQPLLDAVVDYLPSPVDIGTVRGIEVDSGEEKDFKISASEPLAALAFKVMTDPFVGSLTFVRIYSGKISSGVTVINTVKNQKERVGRMLLMHANEREDVKEALAGDIVALAGLKNTTTGDTLCGMDKQVVLERMEFPEPVIELAVEPKSTADQEKMGMALSRLAAEDPSFRVSTDQESGQTVIKGMGELHLEIMVDRMKREFKVEVNVGAPQVAYRETITSKCEIDYTHKKQSGGAGQFARVKIIFEPQEAGEGFLFESKIVGGAIPKEFIPGVEKGLNNIKDTGVVAGYPMIDFKATLIDGAFHDVDSSVLAFEIATKAAFREGMPKGNPKLLEPIMKVEVITPNEYMGDIIGDLNSRRGQMQSMDPRGNAQAIIANVPLAEMFGYVSTLRSLSQGRSQYSMVFSHYEQVPLQVAETIKGKK, encoded by the coding sequence ATGTCAACTACTGAATTTTCTCTTGCTAACACCCGTAATATCGGGATTTGTGCTCATATTGATGCTGGTAAAACTACTACAACCGAGCGTATTCTTTTCTATACTGGTAAATCACATAAGATTGGTGAAGTCCATGAAGGTGGTGCTACCATGGATTGGATGGAACAAGAGCAAGAGCGTGGTATTACCATTACTTCTGCTGCTACTACCTGTTATTGGCAAAATAAAAGAATTAACATTATCGATACACCAGGTCACGTAGATTTTACTATCGAAGTAGAAAGATCTCTGAGGGTTCTTGATGGGGCGGTAGCGGTATTTGATGGGGTGGCCGGTGTTGAGCCACAATCAGAAATAGTATGGAGACAGGCTGATAAATATGAAGTGCCTAGAATGTGTTTTGTCAATAAGATGGACAGAATGGGTGCTAATTTTTATCAATGCGTGGAAATGATTAAAGATCGCCTTGGGGCAAAACCTTTGGTCATTCAGTTGCCAGTTGGTATCGAAGAAAATTTTAAAGGAGTTATTGACCTAATTAAGATGAAGGCAATAATCTGGAAAGATGAATCTCTTGGTGCTGAATATTCATACGAAGATATTCCTAGTGATATGCTAGAAAAAGTTGAAGAATATCGTACTTTGCTTGTTGAGATGGTTGCTGAAATTGATGATAATTTAATGGAAAAATATTTGTCAGCCGAAGAATTTACTGAAGAAGAAATTAAATCAGCAATAAGAAAAGGAACAATTAATAGAGCCTTTTTCCCAGTATTATGTGGTAGTGCTTTTAAAAATAAAGGTGTACAACCCTTGTTAGATGCAGTGGTTGATTATTTACCTTCACCGGTTGATATTGGAACCGTTAGAGGAATAGAGGTTGATTCTGGAGAAGAAAAAGATTTTAAAATTTCAGCGTCTGAACCTCTTGCTGCTTTAGCATTTAAAGTAATGACTGATCCATTTGTTGGCTCTCTTACGTTTGTCAGGATTTATTCTGGTAAGATTAGTTCTGGTGTTACTGTGATTAACACGGTAAAGAATCAAAAGGAACGAGTAGGTAGAATGTTGCTGATGCATGCTAATGAAAGAGAGGATGTTAAGGAAGCTTTGGCAGGAGATATTGTTGCCTTGGCTGGTCTGAAGAATACCACTACTGGTGATACTTTATGTGGTATGGATAAGCAGGTTGTTTTGGAGAGAATGGAATTTCCTGAACCGGTTATTGAACTAGCTGTAGAACCAAAATCAACTGCCGATCAAGAAAAAATGGGAATGGCATTATCTAGGTTAGCTGCTGAAGATCCATCTTTTAGAGTGTCAACTGATCAAGAAAGCGGTCAGACTGTTATTAAAGGTATGGGAGAGCTGCATTTAGAGATCATGGTTGATCGTATGAAGCGTGAGTTTAAGGTTGAGGTTAATGTTGGAGCTCCACAAGTAGCTTATCGTGAGACAATTACTAGCAAATGTGAGATTGATTACACACATAAAAAACAATCTGGTGGAGCTGGACAATTTGCCCGGGTTAAAATAATATTTGAGCCTCAAGAAGCTGGAGAAGGATTTCTTTTTGAAAGCAAAATCGTTGGTGGAGCTATACCAAAAGAATTTATTCCTGGTGTTGAAAAGGGTCTAAATAATATTAAGGATACAGGGGTAGTTGCTGGTTATCCAATGATTGATTTCAAAGCAACTTTGATAGATGGAGCATTCCACGATGTGGATTCAAGTGTATTAGCGTTTGAGATAGCTACTAAGGCTGCTTTTAGGGAAGGAATGCCAAAAGGTAATCCAAAGTTACTTGAGCCAATTATGAAAGTGGAAGTGATTACTCCAAATGAATATATGGGTGATATTATTGGCGACCTAAATAGCCGTAGAGGACAAATGCAAAGCATGGATCCAAGGGGTAATGCACAGGCGATAATTGCCAATGTACCTCTAGCTGAAATGTTTGGTTATGTTAGTACTTTGCGGTCTTTATCACAAGGTAGGTCTCAATATAGTATGGTTTTTTCTCATTATGAGCAAGTGCCGTTACAGGTAGCTGAGACTATTAAAGGTAAAAAATAA
- the secE gene encoding preprotein translocase subunit SecE — translation MLKENRVYKFYEQVKQEVYKIVWLGKKELITSTIIVVVAVFIFSIICLVLDYGIHSIMQILLNIGK, via the coding sequence ATGTTAAAGGAAAATAGAGTTTATAAATTTTATGAGCAAGTAAAGCAAGAAGTTTATAAAATTGTTTGGCTCGGTAAGAAGGAATTGATAACTTCAACTATTATAGTAGTGGTAGCTGTATTTATTTTTAGTATAATTTGTTTAGTATTAGATTACGGTATACATAGTATAATGCAGATTTTACTTAATATTGGGAAGTAG